From one Salinibacterium hongtaonis genomic stretch:
- a CDS encoding asparaginase domain-containing protein, which translates to MSHDTSKPKIVIFSGPRATIQNSPSLVTSPSVREARGLLPVASGAGYDTVRSQLLAAPVTAYVQAYSAHPLEGDAQGLYADADGFIDPVTGKFTTEAIAGGTPVYEVTLEPSHGPYMLPYAATQADGSAWDSQISVDGQARQLFYPDASRIVTEIDRYAVDGSGHNNLLSSQAEFDFVRAAPSGGYTLGQPEHERTDKGEGAIPPEVLGEDFFPYMPARQEPAISTLAKLTNVVSTTLAEGDYDGAIWLEGSPTTEETVYWLNLLTNATVPIVGNCSQYGHGVLGNDGDHNLVQATSYIASRVWADEAGLDRVGAVMIQNGQVFTAREVVKADARPGGYVAMGGTGGVVGNTVEEPVLTFIPVAKHTHKSELTLDRLPTSVTGTMLRGETLAAVEVSVKDDTGALLASAMPKVTVAKYVNYGQDDFSDSADSEVEVLARIEKNLRDHALAGFVAEGSAPYGGVYESLAAALRLAIFRGMPVVAVGRGGGGFAFRSATQGGLVIAGSNLMAHKARMLLMACLLKFGSLPVPVDPDNPTAEEVDAIKAQVARYQHIFDTH; encoded by the coding sequence ATGTCACACGACACGTCCAAGCCGAAAATCGTCATCTTCTCAGGGCCCCGCGCGACCATCCAGAACAGTCCGTCGCTTGTCACGAGCCCCTCGGTTCGCGAGGCTCGTGGTCTGTTGCCGGTGGCGTCAGGGGCGGGGTACGACACGGTCCGGTCGCAGTTGCTTGCGGCACCGGTCACGGCATACGTGCAGGCCTACTCCGCGCATCCGCTCGAGGGTGACGCGCAGGGGCTTTATGCCGATGCCGACGGGTTCATCGACCCCGTCACGGGCAAGTTCACGACTGAAGCGATTGCCGGCGGTACTCCCGTTTACGAGGTCACCCTCGAACCATCGCACGGGCCGTACATGCTGCCCTACGCTGCGACCCAGGCCGACGGCTCGGCTTGGGATTCGCAGATCTCGGTCGACGGCCAGGCGCGCCAGCTGTTTTATCCGGATGCTTCGCGCATCGTCACCGAGATCGACCGGTATGCGGTGGACGGGTCGGGGCATAACAACCTCCTCAGCTCGCAGGCCGAGTTCGATTTTGTGCGGGCGGCACCGTCTGGCGGATACACGCTCGGTCAGCCCGAGCATGAGCGCACCGACAAAGGGGAGGGGGCGATCCCGCCTGAGGTCCTCGGCGAGGACTTCTTTCCTTACATGCCAGCCCGGCAGGAGCCGGCGATCTCGACCCTGGCCAAGCTCACCAACGTGGTTTCGACGACCCTGGCCGAGGGTGACTACGACGGAGCGATCTGGCTTGAGGGAAGCCCGACGACAGAAGAAACCGTCTACTGGCTCAACCTTCTCACCAACGCGACCGTGCCCATCGTGGGCAACTGCTCGCAGTACGGTCACGGTGTCTTGGGCAACGACGGTGACCACAACCTCGTGCAGGCGACCTCATACATCGCCTCTCGTGTGTGGGCCGACGAGGCTGGCCTGGACCGTGTTGGCGCCGTCATGATTCAGAACGGCCAGGTCTTCACCGCTCGCGAGGTCGTCAAGGCGGATGCTCGCCCCGGCGGCTACGTGGCGATGGGCGGCACAGGTGGAGTCGTGGGCAACACGGTCGAAGAACCCGTGCTCACGTTCATTCCCGTCGCGAAGCACACTCATAAGTCCGAGCTGACCCTGGACCGGCTGCCAACGTCCGTGACCGGAACGATGCTGCGGGGCGAAACCCTCGCCGCCGTCGAGGTCTCGGTGAAGGACGACACGGGGGCACTTCTCGCCTCAGCGATGCCCAAGGTCACGGTCGCCAAATACGTGAACTATGGACAGGATGACTTCAGCGACAGCGCCGATAGCGAGGTCGAGGTTCTCGCTCGCATCGAGAAGAACCTGCGCGATCACGCGCTCGCCGGCTTTGTCGCCGAGGGCTCCGCCCCGTATGGCGGCGTCTACGAGTCGCTCGCCGCTGCGCTGCGGTTGGCGATCTTCCGCGGGATGCCGGTGGTGGCCGTGGGCCGTGGGGGCGGCGGGTTCGCCTTCCGTTCGGCGACTCAGGGCGGCCTCGTCATCGCCGGAAGCAACCTCATGGCTCACAAGGCACGGATGCTTCTCATGGCATGCCTCCTCAAGTTCGGTTCGCTTCCGGTGCCCGTAGATCCCGACAACCCCACCGCCGAGGAGGTCGATGCCATCAAGGCGCAGGTCGCCCGATATCAGCACATCTTCGACACGCACTGA
- a CDS encoding zinc-dependent alcohol dehydrogenase gives MRALCWQGPNKLGVETVDDPSILNPHDIIVKVTATVTCGSDLHLLAGYVPFMRSGDILGHEFVGEVVDIGSAVRQRQIGERVVVCSFIACGLCWPCSQGLWSLCDNTNPNPGIGEGMFGTSSGGCFGYSALTGAYAGSHAQYVRVPFGDIGAFTIPDEVTDQQAVFASDAVPTGWQGAFDGGVKPGDVVAVWGAGGVGQMAARSAILLGAERVIVIDRLPERLDQVTRFIGAETLDFSGGDLQARLRELTGGRGPDVAIEAVGMEAHTAGLIQTYDKIKQAVRAQTDRPQAVREAIIAARKGGTVYVLGVFGGFVDKFPLGAVMNKGLTMRSGQQNGHKFIPMLLERISRGQISTDHLVTHQMSLEQSPRGYEMFKNKEDGCVRALFRP, from the coding sequence ATGAGAGCACTGTGCTGGCAGGGGCCCAACAAACTGGGAGTCGAAACAGTCGACGACCCGAGCATCCTGAACCCGCATGACATCATCGTCAAAGTCACCGCTACAGTGACGTGCGGCTCCGACCTTCACCTTCTCGCCGGGTACGTGCCGTTCATGCGGTCGGGCGATATTCTCGGCCACGAGTTTGTTGGTGAGGTCGTCGACATCGGCTCTGCGGTGCGCCAGCGGCAGATCGGCGAGCGCGTCGTGGTCTGTTCGTTCATCGCGTGCGGCCTGTGCTGGCCGTGCAGCCAAGGCCTGTGGTCGCTGTGCGACAACACCAATCCCAACCCGGGAATCGGAGAGGGAATGTTCGGAACATCGAGCGGCGGATGCTTCGGGTACAGTGCCCTCACGGGAGCCTACGCAGGATCACACGCCCAGTACGTTCGGGTGCCGTTCGGCGACATCGGGGCGTTCACCATCCCCGACGAGGTCACCGATCAGCAGGCAGTCTTCGCCTCCGACGCCGTACCGACCGGGTGGCAGGGCGCGTTCGACGGCGGCGTCAAGCCCGGGGACGTTGTGGCCGTGTGGGGTGCCGGCGGGGTCGGCCAGATGGCCGCACGATCAGCGATTCTTCTCGGAGCCGAACGGGTAATCGTGATCGACCGATTGCCGGAGCGCCTCGACCAGGTCACTCGGTTCATTGGCGCTGAGACTCTCGATTTCTCGGGAGGCGACCTCCAGGCGCGATTGCGGGAACTCACCGGTGGCCGGGGACCAGATGTCGCGATCGAGGCGGTGGGCATGGAAGCCCACACGGCTGGCCTCATCCAGACCTACGACAAGATTAAACAGGCCGTGCGCGCCCAAACCGACCGGCCGCAGGCGGTGCGAGAGGCGATCATCGCGGCCCGCAAGGGTGGCACCGTCTACGTTCTCGGGGTCTTCGGCGGGTTCGTCGACAAGTTCCCCCTCGGTGCCGTCATGAACAAAGGTCTCACCATGAGATCCGGCCAGCAGAACGGGCACAAATTCATACCGATGCTTCTCGAACGGATCTCTCGCGGCCAGATCTCCACGGACCACCTGGTGACGCACCAGATGTCGCTGGAACAATCCCCGCGCGGCTACGAGATGTTCAAGAACAAAGAGGATGGGTGCGTTCGGGCACTATTTCGCCCCTGA
- a CDS encoding UTRA domain-containing protein, with amino-acid sequence MAPPKNDPAVPTPTRVARDLAGDRILDLGQHRRQDEARRLRDLLAEFVVASLDKDERLPSDEQIARQFHCTRNAARIALQMLADERLIDRTVGVGTYVMSDPSRWRTDHLVDSLQVRDAGTLRWERLIGWRVSATIPQPMRAEFAPHVERLAIFERVFNYNGKPGSLRTYHVPLRGEDRFEPADAQGDIFEVLEGRFGYSGLRAQRTISAIAADASAAEVLDVGLRDPLLLIETTVRVPSGDVVLTYSGRQRTDVVRIGLEPERVQADAGECL; translated from the coding sequence GTGGCGCCGCCGAAGAACGACCCGGCGGTGCCGACCCCGACGCGCGTCGCCCGCGACCTGGCGGGCGACCGCATCCTCGACCTCGGCCAGCACCGCAGGCAGGACGAAGCTCGCCGCCTGCGAGACCTTCTCGCCGAGTTTGTGGTCGCCTCGCTGGACAAAGACGAGCGGCTGCCCTCCGATGAGCAGATAGCGAGACAGTTTCATTGCACGCGCAACGCCGCCCGCATCGCGCTGCAGATGTTGGCGGATGAGCGTCTTATCGACCGCACGGTCGGAGTCGGAACGTATGTCATGAGCGACCCGTCGCGGTGGCGCACCGACCACCTCGTCGATTCGCTCCAGGTGCGCGACGCCGGCACCCTTCGGTGGGAGCGGCTGATCGGCTGGCGAGTGTCGGCAACCATTCCCCAGCCCATGCGCGCGGAGTTCGCGCCGCATGTCGAGCGTCTCGCAATCTTCGAGCGGGTGTTCAACTACAACGGCAAACCTGGCTCGTTGCGCACCTACCATGTGCCACTTCGGGGCGAAGATCGCTTCGAACCGGCGGACGCTCAGGGCGACATCTTCGAGGTACTTGAGGGCCGCTTTGGCTACTCGGGCCTTCGGGCGCAGCGCACGATCTCGGCGATAGCGGCGGATGCGTCTGCTGCCGAGGTTCTCGATGTCGGCCTTCGTGACCCTCTTCTGCTGATCGAGACGACCGTGCGGGTGCCGTCGGGTGATGTTGTGCTCACATATTCGGGCCGACAGCGCACGGATGTTGTGCGCATAGGCCTCGAGCCGGAGCGGGTGCAGGCAGACGCGGGCGAGTGTCTGTGA
- a CDS encoding MFS transporter, producing MSRSTRGVHPLGPLPGMLVLLTPLSQLGYIPVSVALGHQLGADLMTVGISIGIYNAASALATLVFGPLFDLIPARKVLPWAVTVNVVVSLTLIVVPNVAVLLTGRILTGVTTSVLLLCASIIVADAHNADPKRRDRAFSNLQTFNSLGAATGLALGATAAGIGAPSLYFGVVAAYGIGVLCLTPVLVNRMPSGPGHAASDEQVPHFAVRLRALIREVGLTARSQSTLCLLIAAAGVGWIIQSGHYGVSLLLNETDPAITQRIGLAILIPVGVFLGSSVNQLSLTRYTATELLGRIYWLLPLACIAYAVAVGSGFLIAEIAALIVLGILTGMLMPLSPAVMVSWYPAIRSSAAAAESIAKAIGATLSPIVLGAFAAQWDLAGSLLAVAIVALVGAAATRGFARRPAVV from the coding sequence GTGAGCCGCTCCACCCGGGGAGTGCACCCGCTCGGTCCGTTGCCCGGCATGCTCGTGCTGCTCACCCCGCTGTCGCAGCTCGGCTACATTCCGGTTTCTGTCGCGCTCGGCCACCAGCTCGGTGCCGACCTCATGACCGTCGGAATTTCGATCGGCATCTACAACGCCGCATCCGCCCTGGCCACTCTCGTATTCGGGCCTCTCTTCGATTTAATCCCCGCCCGCAAAGTCTTGCCGTGGGCCGTCACCGTCAACGTCGTTGTGTCTCTGACTCTCATCGTTGTGCCCAACGTTGCCGTTCTGTTGACGGGTCGAATCCTCACGGGTGTCACAACCAGCGTGCTGCTGCTGTGTGCCTCGATCATCGTCGCCGACGCACACAACGCCGACCCGAAAAGGCGCGACCGGGCGTTCTCCAACCTTCAAACTTTCAACAGTCTCGGCGCGGCGACGGGACTCGCGCTCGGCGCTACTGCCGCGGGAATAGGTGCGCCATCCCTATATTTCGGCGTCGTAGCGGCGTACGGAATCGGGGTGCTCTGCCTCACGCCAGTGCTTGTCAACCGCATGCCGAGTGGGCCGGGGCACGCGGCATCCGATGAACAGGTTCCGCATTTCGCAGTGCGGCTGCGGGCCCTCATACGAGAGGTAGGCCTCACCGCCCGCAGCCAATCGACCCTGTGCCTGCTGATCGCGGCGGCCGGTGTCGGCTGGATTATCCAGAGCGGCCACTACGGCGTAAGCCTGCTCCTGAATGAGACCGACCCGGCGATCACGCAGCGCATCGGGCTCGCGATACTGATTCCCGTCGGGGTGTTCCTCGGCAGCAGTGTTAATCAGCTGAGCTTGACGAGGTACACGGCGACGGAGCTCCTGGGTCGCATCTATTGGCTCTTGCCGCTCGCCTGCATCGCGTACGCTGTGGCCGTTGGATCGGGTTTTCTTATCGCGGAGATCGCGGCACTCATCGTGCTAGGCATCCTCACGGGCATGCTCATGCCGCTCAGCCCCGCCGTGATGGTTTCGTGGTACCCGGCTATCCGTTCGAGCGCGGCCGCCGCCGAGTCGATCGCCAAGGCAATCGGCGCGACCCTCAGCCCCATCGTGCTTGGTGCATTCGCCGCTCAATGGGATCTTGCCGGTTCGCTGCTCGCAGTTGCCATCGTCGCCCTCGTCGGGGCTGCGGCAACACGGGGCTTTGCGCGCCGCCCAGCCGTCGTATGA
- a CDS encoding NtaA/DmoA family FMN-dependent monooxygenase (This protein belongs to a clade of FMN-dependent monooxygenases, within a broader family of flavin-dependent oxidoreductases, the luciferase-like monooxygenase (LMM) family, some of whose members use coenzyme F420 rather than FMN.): MTYQMSLALDLSFSHHQGRWRLPGSWAGYNFPDLRMYKELALAAERGCMDMIFFGDGTGIPSTYGDSIDAAVRWGIGAPRQDMSPYIAALAQETSHIGFGLTYSSTFLPPFYVARLLNSLDHITGGRMAFNIVTSSRGADAANFGFDELMDHDARYRRMEEFVEVCTALWRSVGADAYLWDRETGQVADASKVAPIDHVGEFFTVKGPLNSVPSPQQAPVLIQAGGSPRGIQASSRFADVIFGGAFKNEHRAEHRKALDAALVESGRDPEKVGILWDLQIIVGQTAEEAQARKNQLQGLLPREAAAAQMSHNSGLDFAKLPDRFTLAELTEEVIAKNASPVTFRDLIAEHGADHEMTKDELIDSAWRTATGYDHTVAGSAEQVADYLEESYEASGSRGGFMIAHPQVTPRDLIDVVGLLIPELQRRGRFRTAYEGSTLRETLGVPRFE; the protein is encoded by the coding sequence ATGACCTACCAAATGAGCCTCGCTCTCGACCTTTCGTTCTCGCACCATCAGGGGCGTTGGCGCCTGCCGGGGTCGTGGGCGGGCTACAACTTTCCCGACCTTCGCATGTACAAGGAGCTCGCGCTCGCCGCAGAACGTGGCTGCATGGACATGATCTTTTTCGGGGATGGCACGGGCATTCCGTCGACGTACGGCGACTCGATCGATGCGGCCGTGCGCTGGGGCATCGGCGCACCGCGGCAAGACATGAGCCCCTACATCGCGGCACTCGCGCAGGAGACGAGCCACATCGGTTTTGGTCTTACCTACTCGTCGACGTTCCTGCCGCCGTTTTATGTGGCGCGACTCCTCAACTCGCTCGATCACATCACCGGCGGGCGCATGGCGTTCAATATCGTCACGTCGAGCAGGGGGGCGGATGCGGCCAACTTTGGTTTCGATGAGCTGATGGATCATGACGCCCGCTATCGCCGCATGGAGGAATTCGTCGAGGTGTGCACCGCTCTCTGGCGCAGCGTCGGAGCAGATGCTTACCTCTGGGACCGGGAGACAGGTCAGGTCGCCGACGCGTCGAAGGTGGCGCCGATCGATCACGTTGGCGAGTTCTTCACCGTGAAGGGGCCGCTTAACTCGGTACCGAGCCCTCAGCAGGCGCCGGTACTTATCCAGGCGGGCGGCTCTCCTCGGGGCATCCAGGCGTCGTCTCGGTTCGCGGACGTCATTTTCGGTGGCGCCTTTAAGAATGAGCATCGCGCCGAGCACCGAAAAGCGCTCGATGCCGCTCTCGTGGAGTCGGGCCGCGACCCTGAGAAGGTCGGAATCCTGTGGGACCTGCAGATCATCGTTGGCCAGACGGCCGAGGAGGCCCAGGCGCGCAAGAACCAGTTGCAGGGCCTCCTGCCGCGCGAGGCTGCCGCAGCCCAGATGTCGCACAACTCAGGCCTCGACTTTGCGAAGCTGCCCGATAGATTCACCCTCGCCGAGCTCACAGAGGAGGTGATCGCTAAGAACGCGAGCCCCGTTACCTTCCGCGATTTGATCGCCGAGCATGGCGCCGACCATGAGATGACCAAGGACGAACTGATCGATAGCGCTTGGCGCACCGCGACGGGCTATGACCACACCGTTGCAGGCAGCGCCGAGCAGGTTGCCGACTACCTTGAGGAGTCATATGAGGCCTCGGGCAGCCGCGGCGGCTTCATGATCGCGCATCCGCAGGTGACCCCCCGCGACCTTATCGATGTAGTCGGCCTCCTCATCCCCGAGCTTCAACGGCGCGGCCGCTTCCGCACCGCATACGAGGGGTCGACGCTGCGCGAGACCCTCGGCGTTCCGAGGTTCGAGTAA
- a CDS encoding flavin reductase family protein, translated as MEKTLHPLAARGEFSPLDFRATLGHFASGITIVSGMHEGEPVGMTCQSFFSQSIDPPLVSFSVMETSTTYPKLRAAGRFCVNVLSESQQHVSAQFGRSSGDKWAGIQWRATMGGNPVINDTVMWVDCELEDELVAGDHIIVVARVVEMSPMEHTAREPLVFFRGAYRRLAESFDNRASLQA; from the coding sequence ATGGAAAAGACGCTCCACCCCTTGGCCGCTCGCGGCGAGTTTTCTCCCCTCGACTTTCGGGCAACCCTGGGGCACTTTGCTTCGGGAATCACGATCGTTTCTGGAATGCACGAGGGAGAGCCGGTTGGCATGACATGCCAGTCGTTCTTTAGTCAGTCGATTGACCCGCCCCTCGTGTCGTTTTCTGTGATGGAAACGTCGACCACATATCCCAAGCTCCGCGCGGCCGGTCGATTCTGCGTCAACGTACTGTCGGAATCCCAGCAGCACGTCTCCGCGCAGTTCGGGCGCAGCTCGGGTGACAAGTGGGCCGGCATCCAGTGGAGGGCCACTATGGGAGGCAACCCCGTGATCAATGACACCGTCATGTGGGTTGATTGCGAGCTCGAAGACGAACTCGTGGCAGGCGACCACATCATCGTTGTCGCACGCGTAGTCGAGATGAGCCCCATGGAGCACACCGCTCGCGAGCCGCTGGTGTTCTTTCGTGGTGCCTACCGTCGTCTTGCCGAGAGCTTTGATAACCGGGCCAGCCTGCAGGCCTAA
- a CDS encoding ABC transporter ATP-binding protein produces the protein MFQSAVMSKSVIETTAIECLDIEKSYKGRRGEPDRIVLQDASFTATEGEFVCILGPSGCGKSTFLNILSGLDRNFSGTARVRGIDVEDPNIASVRSAYIFQESRLLPWRTVQGNLEFTLKAAGYPQSEWQERVDRYLGMVGLLEFKDFYPNELSGGMQQRTSIARAFSIEPDVLYMDEPFSALDELSARRLRAELLEIWSQHKTTVVFVTHNSFEATFLADRILIMKRGPQSSFADEIDLGHLERPRSSESADIFEASRVVVQRLVTVIGDTPD, from the coding sequence ATGTTTCAGTCCGCAGTAATGAGCAAGTCCGTTATCGAGACGACCGCAATTGAATGCCTGGATATTGAGAAGTCATACAAGGGCCGCAGGGGAGAACCCGATCGGATCGTGCTTCAGGACGCGAGCTTCACCGCAACGGAGGGCGAGTTCGTGTGCATCCTTGGGCCTTCCGGGTGTGGCAAGTCGACATTTCTCAACATCCTCTCGGGCCTCGATAGAAACTTCAGTGGCACGGCACGGGTTCGCGGCATCGACGTCGAAGACCCGAACATCGCCAGCGTGCGCAGCGCCTACATCTTTCAGGAGTCCCGTCTGCTGCCGTGGCGAACGGTGCAGGGCAACCTGGAGTTCACCCTCAAGGCGGCCGGCTATCCGCAGTCGGAGTGGCAGGAACGGGTTGACCGATACCTGGGCATGGTCGGCCTGCTCGAGTTCAAGGATTTCTATCCGAACGAGCTTTCGGGAGGCATGCAGCAGCGCACCTCCATTGCGCGGGCCTTCAGCATTGAACCCGATGTGCTCTACATGGACGAGCCGTTCAGCGCATTAGACGAATTATCCGCTCGCCGCCTCCGTGCAGAACTGCTCGAGATCTGGTCGCAGCACAAGACCACGGTCGTGTTCGTGACCCACAACTCGTTCGAGGCCACGTTCTTGGCCGACCGCATTCTCATCATGAAGCGAGGCCCCCAGAGCTCGTTCGCCGACGAGATCGACCTGGGTCATCTTGAGCGACCCCGCTCAAGCGAAAGCGCCGACATTTTCGAGGCTAGCCGGGTTGTCGTTCAGCGCCTGGTCACCGTGATCGGAGACACCCCAGATTGA
- a CDS encoding ABC transporter substrate-binding protein — protein sequence MKTTSKGLGALALGLSALFLAGCATAEGVTEPASDDAIGNGGVVKLLVSPSGTQAFPAYVIKSKGLDKKYGFTLEVTDTNDAQTVFRTGEGDAMTTSWNVLANLTLADIPTTAVAPFTSWVNTVVAAKDSGIEDIGDLAGSKLGIMGKTSSDWFILKAYAEQEFGVDLESDAELQESPSPALLQGLIGQGELEATQMYNDMTPSMTAAGDTVIATLAEMATGIGLPAEVPYLVYGFRDSYIEENPENVEAFVAAYQEAYEILMEDDEVWAEQAENMGITDEVIVAELRDMSRDALRATFTDDSETALQEMAEVLIPLVGEENLGFAELPDGIITLKFQ from the coding sequence ATGAAAACAACATCGAAGGGGCTGGGCGCGTTGGCGCTGGGGCTCTCCGCACTGTTCCTGGCCGGATGCGCCACGGCAGAAGGTGTGACAGAGCCCGCGAGCGATGACGCCATCGGCAACGGCGGCGTCGTGAAGCTGCTCGTGAGCCCAAGCGGAACCCAAGCGTTCCCTGCCTATGTGATCAAGTCAAAGGGGCTCGACAAAAAGTACGGTTTTACCCTCGAAGTCACAGACACGAATGACGCCCAGACGGTGTTCCGCACGGGCGAGGGCGACGCGATGACCACATCGTGGAACGTACTGGCGAACCTGACTCTGGCCGACATCCCCACAACGGCAGTTGCGCCCTTCACGAGCTGGGTCAATACCGTCGTGGCGGCCAAGGACTCAGGCATCGAAGACATTGGTGATCTGGCTGGCAGCAAGCTCGGCATCATGGGCAAGACATCCTCGGACTGGTTCATCTTGAAGGCCTATGCGGAGCAGGAGTTCGGCGTCGATCTCGAATCGGATGCCGAACTGCAGGAGTCGCCGTCGCCCGCTCTGCTCCAGGGACTCATCGGCCAGGGCGAGCTCGAGGCCACTCAGATGTACAACGACATGACCCCGTCCATGACGGCTGCCGGTGACACGGTCATCGCAACCCTCGCCGAGATGGCGACCGGAATCGGGCTCCCCGCCGAGGTCCCGTACCTCGTCTACGGGTTCCGTGACAGCTACATCGAGGAGAACCCCGAGAACGTCGAAGCATTTGTCGCCGCCTACCAAGAGGCCTACGAAATTCTCATGGAGGACGACGAGGTGTGGGCGGAGCAAGCCGAGAACATGGGCATCACCGATGAGGTGATCGTCGCTGAACTGCGCGACATGAGCCGCGATGCGCTCAGAGCAACTTTCACGGATGACTCCGAGACAGCCCTTCAGGAGATGGCCGAGGTGCTCATCCCGCTCGTCGGTGAAGAGAACCTCGGATTCGCGGAACTGCCCGACGGCATCATCACCCTCAAGTTCCAGTAG
- a CDS encoding LLM class flavin-dependent oxidoreductase has product MVSYGVFLPVGNNGWILSETSPQYMPSYDLNREIVQRAEKYSFGFALAMLKYRGFGGTTQHWDYTIDPFTLMAALAPVTQSIKLYATISPLTYHPVVAAKMAAMVDDVSNGRFGLNLVAGWNRSEYAQMGAWPGDDYYGYRYDYLSEFTHILRESWAEGRVNFAGEHFTVEDCEVLPKPTNSIDIISAGASPRGRRFIAEYADFHFGAGATPEQVEASHASLMEASAVTGRNPQSFASSMLIIGDTDADAARKVEHYAKGADAGALEGMYREYSNDTSTDGSSASIAQKVAEAKSNPFYGGGAPVVGSPQTIANHLNRLAAVSGTAGIMLTFDDFIDGIERFGTEVMPLLDHIDTPAVAAA; this is encoded by the coding sequence ATGGTCAGCTATGGAGTTTTCCTTCCCGTGGGTAACAACGGATGGATCCTGTCGGAGACATCTCCCCAGTACATGCCGAGTTACGACCTCAACCGCGAGATCGTGCAGCGGGCAGAGAAATACAGCTTCGGCTTCGCCCTCGCGATGCTCAAGTACCGCGGTTTCGGCGGAACAACGCAGCATTGGGACTACACGATCGACCCGTTCACCCTCATGGCGGCGCTCGCCCCCGTCACGCAGAGCATCAAGCTCTATGCGACGATCTCGCCCCTTACCTACCATCCGGTCGTCGCGGCCAAGATGGCGGCGATGGTCGACGACGTCTCGAACGGTCGGTTCGGCCTCAACCTCGTCGCCGGCTGGAACCGCAGCGAATACGCTCAGATGGGCGCGTGGCCTGGTGACGATTACTACGGCTACCGCTACGACTACCTCAGCGAGTTCACGCACATTTTGCGAGAGTCGTGGGCTGAGGGACGGGTTAACTTCGCGGGCGAGCACTTCACCGTTGAGGATTGCGAGGTGCTGCCCAAGCCGACGAACTCGATCGACATCATCTCGGCGGGGGCGTCGCCGAGAGGCCGGCGCTTTATCGCCGAGTATGCCGACTTCCATTTCGGCGCCGGTGCGACACCCGAGCAGGTCGAGGCGTCTCATGCGTCGCTCATGGAGGCGTCGGCCGTGACGGGGCGCAACCCCCAGTCGTTTGCCTCGTCGATGCTCATCATCGGCGATACCGACGCCGATGCGGCCCGCAAGGTGGAGCACTATGCCAAGGGTGCGGATGCGGGGGCGCTCGAGGGCATGTATCGCGAGTACTCGAACGACACGTCCACCGACGGGTCAAGCGCATCGATCGCACAGAAGGTCGCCGAGGCGAAGAGCAACCCGTTTTATGGCGGTGGAGCCCCGGTCGTCGGCTCGCCTCAGACGATCGCCAACCACCTCAACCGGTTGGCGGCCGTGAGCGGGACTGCGGGCATCATGCTCACGTTCGACGACTTCATCGATGGCATCGAACGCTTCGGAACGGAGGTCATGCCGCTCCTTGACCACATCGATACGCCCGCCGTCGCCGCCGCCTAA